A genomic stretch from Amia ocellicauda isolate fAmiCal2 chromosome 23, fAmiCal2.hap1, whole genome shotgun sequence includes:
- the LOC136719088 gene encoding zinc transporter ZIP9, with amino-acid sequence MDGALSVVLICAAMFLGCFLLGLIPLMIKLSEQKLQFVSVLGAGLLCGTALAIIIPEGVELLEDSWKAATPPCLPDGAKDNNSEASPSPAAEAQKGLPPHFFIGVSLVVGFVLMFVVDQVGSYFSLHDPRTGMSNSTSITATVGLVIHAAADGVALGAAVASSQVSIQVIVFFAVILHKAPAAFGLVSFLMHAGLEKRQIQMHLLAFSIAAPLLAITTYFILSVTGGSYAHKLSATGVGMLFSAGTFLYVATVHVLPEISSRGQQRSSHLHHHPGTGAYQQGGLSFLESLTLVVGAGLPVLLSLGLRDD; translated from the exons ATGGACGGGGCGCTCTCGGTGGTTTTAATCTGTGCAGCAATGTTCCTGGGCTGCTTCCTGCTGGGGCTGATCCCCCTCATGATCAAACTGTCGGAG CAAAAGCTGCAGTTTGTGAGCGTCCTGGGCGCTGGCCTGCTGTGTGGAACCGCTCTGGCCATCATCATTCCCGAGGGGGTGGAGCTGCTGGAGGACTCGTGGAAAG CCGCCACGCCCCCCTGCCTACCGGACGGGGCGAAAGACAACAACAGCGAGGCCAGTCCATCCCCAGCCGCCGAGGCGCAGAAGGGCCTCCCCCCACACTTCTTCATCGGCGTGTCTCTGGTAGTGGGGTTCGTCCTCATGTTTGTCGTGGACCAGGTCGGCAGCTACTTCTCCTTACATG ATCCACGGACTGGCATGTCAAACAGCACCAGTATCACGGCCACTGTGGGCCTGGTCATCCATGCTGCAG CTGACGGGGTGGCGCTGGGGGCAGCAGTGGCTTCATCTCAGGTCTCCATTCAAGTCATCGTCTTCTTTGCCGTGATTCTGCACAAG GCCCCCGCCGCATTCGGACTGGTCTCCTTCCTGATGCACGCCGGCCTGGAGAAGAGACAAATCCAGATGCACCTGCTTGCCTTCTCCATAGCTGCCCCGTTGCTGGCCATCACCACGTACTTCATTCTGAGCGTG ACGGGCGGCTCTTACGCACACAAGCTGAGCGCCACTGGGGTGGGAATGCTCTTCTCGGCCGGGACTTTCCTGTACGTGGCCACCGTCCACGTCCTACCGGAGATCAGCAGCAGGGGGCAGCAGCGATCCTcccacctccaccaccacccTGGCACCGGGGCCTACCAGCAGGGGGGGCTCAGCTTCCTCGAGAGCCTCACTCTCGTCGTAGGGGCGGGGCTTCCGGTGCTGCTGTCTCTGGGACTCCGTGATGACTAG
- the LOC136719106 gene encoding coiled-coil domain-containing protein 177 produces the protein MAAGTELHTEERNMQAERCASPLLLHLDLHNFESAEAEGSRYVLTSPRSLEACARLGVRPVELLHRDLSELLEESPDSPWEAVAERYEMQERERRGRLRQCREEREKVVQEQQGRRTPVPQSAEGKPDRKEKDGEAWTGIGLSKSPEWAISESTSKGPVPFHAREDRSPAAEGKTDSLSLGDLSRYPATEKRLRKLVGEIQRDMSVTVPERDRKIATLMLAKHAEEQARLRRSRRAEQQREEARRQDGLRRAQEERDRRRELGLSTERWQREQEARRRRLQLEETQEAGLRERVAVLHEDRWRRLAEEQEARRRGGLEAARREAEGRKRCQEQQLKEREREERLLKEMQSREAQQKIGRASRSRLLRQSRDRRKVQLDNQHQRLKHLLLKKEVESHAQTQERLKRMALEQKLLKSSRNQQQVAEARLQKLKEQATWEEEQIQRAKAQAEANEREQQRHKEALARVTEHRIQQAAVAAEAQVQQRAALARQKNEEKERSHQLLWERLREEEAQLRRHLNTSIALKDLKTEQILREKEAAVEESRRVARASFHMRERVREQIHSRSFDQMALEAQLRASLTRIKL, from the coding sequence ATGGCTGCCGGTACTGAGCTGCACACAGAAGAGCGCAACATGCAGGCCGAGAGATGCGCTTCCCCGCTGCTGCTGCACCTGGATCTGCACAACTTCGAGTCGGCCGAGGCGGAAGGCAGCAGGTACGTCCTGACCAGCCCCCGGTCCCTGGAGGCCTGCGCCCGGCTGGGGGTGAGGCCCGTCGAGCTCCTGCACAGGGACCTGTCGGAGCTGCTGGAGGAGAGCCCGGACAGCCCGTGGGAGGCGGTGGCCGAGCGGTACGAGATGCAGGAGAGGGAGCGCAGGGGGCGGCTGCGGCAGTGCCGGGAGGAGCGGGAGAAGGTCGTGCAGGAGCAGCAGGGCAGGAGGACACCTGTCCCACAGAGCGCCGAGGGGAAGCCGGACAGAAAGGAGAAGGATGGGGAGGCTTGGACAGGCATTGGATTAAGTAAGTCTCCAGAATGGGCCATTAGTGAGTCAACTAGCAAGGGGCCCGTCCCTTTCCATGCCAGAGAGGACAGGTCTCCTGCAGCAGAGGGGAAGACAGACAGCCTCAGCCTGGGCGATCTGAGCCGCTACCCGGCCACAGAGAAGAGGCTAAGGAAGCTCGTGGGGGAGATCCAGAGGGACATGAGCGTCACCGTCCCCGAGAGGGACAGGAAGATCGCCACGCTGATGCTGGCCAAGCACGCCGAGGAGCAGGCGCGGCTGCGGAGGAGCAGGCGCGCCGAGCAGCAGCGGGAGGAGGCCAGGAGGCAGGATGGGCTGCGCCGGGCCCAGGAGGAGCGGGACAGGCGGAGGGAGCTGGGCCTCAGCACGGAGCGCTGGCAGCGGGAGCAGGAGGCCCGCCGGCGCCGGCTGCAGCTGGAGGAGACCCAGGAGGCCGGGCTCAGGGAGCGCGTGGCCGTGCTGCACGAGGACCGCTGGAGACGGCTGGCCGAGGAGCAGGAGGCCCGGCGGCGGGGGGGCCTGGAGGCGGCGCGCAGGGAGGCGGAGGGCAGGAAGAGGTGCCAAGAGCAGCAGCTGAAGgagagggagcgggaggagcGGCTCCTGaaggagatgcagagcagggaGGCGCAGCAGAAGATTGGGCGTGCCAGTCGGAGCCGGCTCCTGAGGCAGAGCAGGGACCGGAGGAAAGTGCAGCTGGACAACCAGCACCAGAGGCTGAAACACCTGCTTCTCAAGAAAGAGGTGGAGAGCCACGCCCAGACACAGGAGCGGCTCAAGAGGATGGCTCTGGAGCAGAAGCTGCTGAAGTCCAGCAGGAACCAGCAGCAGGTGGCTGAAGCCCGCCTCCAGAAGCTGAAGGAGCAGGCAACCTGGGAGGAGGAGCAGATACAGAGGGCCAAGGCCCAGGCGGAGGCGAACGAGAGGGAGCAGCAGAGGCACAAGGAGGCCTTGGCCCGGGTCACCGAGCACCGCATCCAGCAGGCCGCTGTGGCCGCGGAGGCCCAAGTGCAGCAGAGAGCGGCGCTGGCCAGGCAGAAGAACGAGGAGAAGGAGAGGAGCCACCAGCTGCTGTGGGAGAGGCTGCGAGAGGAGGAGGCGCAGCTGCGCAGGCATCTCAACACCAGCATCGCCCTGAAGGACCTGAAGACCGAGCAGATCCTGCGGGAGAAGGAGGCGGCCGTGGAGGAGTCCCGCCGGGTGGCCCGCGCCTCCTTCCACATGAGGGAGAGGGTGAGGGAGCAGATCCACAGCCGCTCCTTCGACCAGATGGCCCTGGAGGCCCAGCTCAGAGCCAGCCTCACCAGGATCAAGCTGTGA